A single window of Aspergillus oryzae RIB40 DNA, chromosome 8 DNA harbors:
- a CDS encoding uncharacterized protein (predicted protein) has protein sequence MNEQFTWTSPNLNQHHFITFANLLALRNGGQVEPASSPHDSEEKEEEEDNPNNTNDADSINTTQVHQISDSGNTKLKRKFLDCLAELAANDKGARFVACSCMREGEDEVTVWISRNEGFREVDYTVFERLGRLLRGLGSGDSGEFLSQCRFI, from the coding sequence ATGAACGAGCAATTCACCTGGACCTCCCCAAACCTAAACCAACACCACTTCATCACCTTCGCAAATCTCCTCGCCCTCCGAAACGGCGGACAGGTTGAACCAGCCTCCTCACCCCATGActccgaagaaaaagaagaagaagaggacaaccCCAACAATACCAATGACGCAGACAGCATCAACACAACCCAAGTCCATCAAATCTCAGACTCTGGAAATACCAAACTAAAAAGAAAGTTCCTAGATTGTTTGGCAGAACTCGCTGCCAATGACAAGGGCGCAAGGTTTGTGGCATGTTCTTGTAtgagagaaggggaggatgAGGTGACTGTGTGGATTAGTCGGAATGAAGGGTTTCGGGAGGTTGATTATACTGTTTTCGAGAGGTTGGGACGTTTGTTAAGGGGATTGGGGTCTGGTGATTCTGGTGAGTTTCTGTCTCAGTGTAGATTTATCTag
- a CDS encoding uncharacterized protein (predicted protein): protein MNTEFQTTLTNLENKLNTLITSLTTSPTATGAPAAAVNLLDADDALTTSISTLRHHQDNYARILRLRNEAASLEEKVKEIVKTVVNYEKEIRTVCNSDEIDSDSDFDSDSSGYDSDAEMQDAGGRPRKLRGIREVDYRLLLDFARRISKYNHQAAADAEAGAKARVQIGEDRDTEMTGTGAIGTNGVEDGEAEPVSSVTKDATSWLDESANMTRQVYMLPYPMEDRIRLGLMGQIQLAAGEGRPGFDPDQEVERLIREAEGLGAADAPPVANVSDEESRVGEAAKAAVKAGSGAVGSGAGTGGVSAAVPKPKPKATLDLDLDDDDDEDDF, encoded by the coding sequence ATGAACACCGAATTCCaaaccaccctcaccaacCTCGAAAACAAGCTCAACACTTTAATAACCAGCCTGACCACCTCCCCAACAGCCACCGGCGCGCCCGCAGCAGCAgtcaacctcctcgacgCCGACGACGCCCTCACAACCTCGATCTCCACCCTCCGACACCACCAAGACAACTACGCCCGCATCCTCCGTCTCCGGAACGAAGCCGCCTCGCTCgaagaaaaagtcaaagagatCGTGAAAACAGTCGTGAACtacgagaaagaaatccgCACGGTCTGCAACTCTGATGAAATCGATAGCGACTCGGACTTTGACTCCGATAGTTCGGGGTATGATAGTGATGCGGAGATGCAGGATGCGGGTgggaggccgaggaagtTGAGGGGCATTCGGGAGGTGGATTATCGGCTTTTGCTTGATTTTGCGAGGCGCATTAGTAAGTATAATCATCAGGCTGCTGCGGATGCGGAGGCGGGGGCGAAGGCGAGGGTTCAGATTGGGGAGGATCGGGATACGGAGATGACGGGGACTGGAGCGATAGGGACGAATGGAGTAGAGGATGGGGAGGCGGAGCCCGTGTCGAGTGTTACCAAGGATGCGACGTCTTGGTTGGATGAGTCGGCCAATATGACGCGCCAGGTGTATATGTTGCCTTATCCCATGGAGGATCGCATTCGGTTGGGTCTTATGGGGCAGATTCAGTTGGCTGCCGGTGAGGGACGGCCCGGGTTTGATCCTGATCAGGAGGTTGAGCGGTTGATTCGCGAGGCGGAGGGATTGGGGGCTGCGGATGCGCCGCCGGTTGCAAATGTGAGTGATGAGGAGAGCCGTGTGGGTGAGGCTGCGAAGGCTGCTGTAAAGGCTGGGTCTGGTGCCGTTGGTAGTGGTGCTGGTACTGGTGGAGTGTCGGCTGCTGTGCCGAAGCCGAAACCGAAGGCTACGCTTGATTTGGATCtggatgatgacgatgatgaggatgatttttGA
- a CDS encoding uncharacterized protein (predicted protein), whose translation MTPGSWEKISNALIQLQRRLKKELKAEIKKEISQEKTSVVGGSSILTNHDPSGARRKADIERVRIKAEQNRVAEAFKRLEKEEGASAHQASSSDVQPNASSTQHGHAEYLAECDICSRETSRNCSLCQRDFYCSQSCEDKRSGRHLFTCAKRPLTSADVLYRSIGEDRMPEEEDVCAGFGFNYFESFADKKKFFTRYLSDTGVDISHGF comes from the exons ATGACTCCTGGGAGCTGGGAGAAAATATCGAATGCACTTATACAACTACAGAGACGTCTGAAAAAGGAGCTGAAGGCTGAGATTAAGAAAGAGATTAGCCAAGAAAAGACGTCCGTTGTCGGTGGAAGCAGCATTTTGACCAACCATGACCCTAGCGGTGCGCGAAGGAAGGCCGACATTGAGCGGGTGAGGATAAAGGCTGAGCAGAACCGAGTTGCTGAGGCTTTCAAAAG GttagaaaaggaagaaggagcatCGGCACATCAGGCTTCAAGCTCGGATGTTCAGCCAAACGCTAGCAGTACTCAACATGGCCATGCTGAATATCTCGCTGAATGCGATATTTGCTCCCGAGAAACATCGCGAAATTGCAGTTTATGCCAGAGGGACTTCTACTGCAGCCAATCGTGCGAGGACAAGCGCTCCGGAAGGCATCTCTTCACCTGTGCGAAACGCCCCTTAACATCCGCGGATGTCCTATATAGAAGCATTGGAGAAGACCGGATgcctgaagaagaggatgttTGCGCAggcttcggcttcaattACTTCGAGTCATTTGCAGACAAGA AGAAGTTTTTTACCAGGTACCTGAGCGATACCGGGGTGGATATTTCCCATGGTTTCTAG
- a CDS encoding carnitine:acyl carnitine antiporter (mitochondrial carnitine-acylcarnitine carrier protein), with protein MSSASASTPETIRDDVKVAETKAVNQTIAQIRSLVAGAAGGVCAVVVGHPFDLVKVRLQTAEKGVYSGAIDVVKKTVAREGLVRGLYAGVSAPLVGVTPMFAVSFWGYDVGKTLVSKFSEVRVENNTPQYTIGQISAAGFFSAIPMTLITAPFERVKVLLQIQGQNPPPPGQKPKYSGGLDVVRQLYKEGGIRSVFRGSAMTLARDGPGSAAYFAAYEYIKRSLTPKDANGNATGQLSMPAVLAAGGAAGIAMWIPVFPVDTIKSRLQSAPGKPTIGGTIRSVYASGGFKAFFPGFGPALARAVPANAATFAGVELAHNFMKKFFDDE; from the exons ATGTCCTCCGCCTCTGCCTCTACCCCGGAGACAATCCGGGACGACGTCAAGGTCGCCGAGACCAAGGCTGTCAACCAGACTATCGCGCAGATTCGTTCCCTAGTTGCTGGTGCTGCCGGTGGTGTGTGCGCCGTTGTTGTCGGACACCCTTTCGACTTGGTGAAGGTCCGTCTACAGACTGCGGAGAAGGGAGTGTACTCCGGTGCAATTGATGTTGTGAAGAAGACGGTCGCCCGCGAGGGTCTTGTTCGC GGATTGTATGCTGGTGTTTCTGCTCCTCTTGTCGGAGTTACCCCTATGT TCGCTGTCAGCTTCTGG GGTTATGATGTGGGCAAAACGCTCGTTAGCAAGTTCTCCGAAGTGCGCGTGGAGAACAACACCCCCCAGTACACCATTGGCCAGATCTCCGCCGCCggtttcttctccgccatccCCATGACCTTGATCACAGCTCCTTTTGAGCGAGTCAAGGTGCTCTTGCAGATCCAAGGCCAGAACCCGCCTCCTCCGGGACAGAAGCCCAAGTACTCCGGTGGATTGGACGTGGTTCGGCAATTGTACAAGGAGGGTGGCATCCGCAGTGTCTTCCGTGGAAGCGCAATGACCCTGGCCCGTGATGGTCCCGGCTCGGCCGCCTACTTCGCTGCTTACGAATATATCAAGCGCTCCCTGACACCCAAGGATGCGAACGGCAACGCCACCGGCCAGCTCTCCATGCCCGCTGTCCTGGCCGCCGGTGGTGCGGCTGGTATTGCCATGTGGATTCCCGTTTTCCCCGTCGACACCATCAAGTCGCGCTTGCAGAGCGCCCCCGGCAAGCCCACAATTGGCGGAACTATCCGCAGCGTCTACGCCAGCGGTGGTTTCAAGGCCTTCTTCCCTGGATTTGGCCCGGCTTTGGCCAGAGCTGTTCCCGCCAACGCCGCTACCTT TGCGGGAGTTGAGCTTGCTCACAACTTCATGAAGAAATTCTTTGACGACGAGTGA
- a CDS encoding uncharacterized protein (predicted protein) — MLALTLHMAYPNPVEPPWFNFGFCTCYDEYQERALGGLFGKLLSGDNLFDDVPTSILRMQNIQTATFTEFRKAYESGTMIQLMDSKGFKQYRLQFPYLEEFFTSPPCGPHLSVWSLKQFLAIYNPAEFPPDNTISADYGFMNCKTFTETCTLMELYKRLLRKASLLDLHEACVAGKLFEFAECFHKMDQAHR, encoded by the coding sequence ATGCTAGCTTTAACCCTACACATGGCCTATCCCAACCCCGTCGAACCCCCCTGGTTCAATTTCGGCTTTTGCACCTGTTACGACGAATATCAGGAAAGGGCTCTCGGGGGCCTGTTTGGAAAGCTCCTCAGCGGGGACAATCTATTCGACGACGTCCCGACCTCCATTCTCCGGATGCAAAATATACAAACAGCGACATTCACGGAGTTCAGGAAAGCCTACGAATCAGGAACAATGATCCAACTGATGGACTCAAAGGGCTTCAAACAATATCGGCTCCAATTCCCCTATCTGGAAGAGTTCTTCACAAGCCCACCCTGTGGGCCGCACCTATCTGTCTGGTCGCTGAAGCAGTTCCTGGCTATTTATAACCCGGCTGAATTCCCGCCCGATAATACGATTAGCGCAGACTACGGATTTATGAACTGTAAGACATTCACGGAAACGTGCACCCTGATGGAGCTTTACAAGAGACTTCTGCGAAAAGCTAGTCTGCTGGATCTCCATGAGGCGTGCGTTGCTGGGAAGTTATTTGAGTTTGCGGAGTGTTTTCACAAGATGGATCAGGCGCATAGGTGA